DNA from Arthrobacter sp. StoSoilB19:
AACTGGAAGCACGTCCCCCGGTTGTCACCGTCATGGGCCACGTCGACCACGGTAAGACCCGGCTGCTCGATGCCATCCGCAAGTCCGACGTCATGGCGGGCGAGCACGGTGGCATCACCCAGCACATCGGTGCCTACCAGGTCACGCACAACCACGACGGCAACGACCGCAAGATCACGTTCATCGATACCCCGGGCCACGAGGCGTTCACCGCCATGCGTGCCCGTGGTGCGAAGGTCACCGACATCGCCATCCTGGTGGTCGCAGCGGACGACGGCGTGATGCCGCAGACCGTTGAAGCCCTCAACCACGCCCAGGCGGCCAACGTGCCGATCGTCGTGGCAGTGAACAAGATCGACAAGGAAGGCGCCAACCCGGAGAAGGTCCGCGGCCAGCTGACCGAGTACGGCCTGGTTCCCGAGGAATACGGTGGCGACACCATGTTCGTGGAGGTCTCTGCCCGCCAGAACCTCAACATCGACGAGCTGCTCGAGGCCGTCCTGCTCACCGCGGACGCTGCCCTGGACATGCGCGCCAACCCGAACAAGGACGCCCGCGGCATCGCGATCGAAGCCAACCTGGACAAGGGCCGCGGTGCTGTTGCAACCGTCCTGGTCCAGTCCGGTACCTTGCGCGTCGGCGACACCATCGTGGCAGGCACGGCCCACGGCCGCGTCCGTGCGATGTTCGACGACGACGGCAGCGCCCTGACCGAGGCCGGTCCGTCCCGCCCCGTCCAGGTGCTGGGTCTGTCCAACGTGCCGCGCGCCGGCGACACCTTCTTCGTGACTGCTGACGAGCGCACTGCCCGCCAGATCGCCGAGAAGCGTGAAGCAGCCGACCGCAACGCCGCCCTGGCCAAGCGCCGCAAGCGCATCAGCCTGGAAGACTTCGACCAGGCCGTCGCCGAAGGCAAGATCGACACCCTCAACCTCATCCTCAAGGGTGACGTGTCCGGTGCCGTGGAAGCCCTCGAAGACGCGCTGCTCAAGATCGACGTCGGCGAAGGCGTGCAGCTGCGCGTCATTCACCGCGGTGTGGGTGCCATCACCCAGAACGACGTCAACCTGGCAACGGTCGACTCCGCCGTCATCATCGGCTTCAACGTCAAGCCCGCCGAGCGGGTTGCCGAACTGGCAGACCGTGAAGGCGTGGACATGCGCTTCTACTCCGTCATCTACGCAGCAATCGATGACATCGAGGCAGCGCTTAAGGGCATGCTCAAGCCGGAATACGAAGAAGTCCAGCTCGGCACCGCCGAGGTCCGCGAAGTCTTCCGCTCCTCCAAGTTCGGAAACATCGCCGGCTCGATCGTCCGCTCGGGCATCATCCGACGCAACGCCAAGGCACGCGTCAGCCGCGACGGCAAGATCATCGGTGACAACCTCACCGTTGAGTCGCTCAAGCGCTTCAAGGACGACGCCACCGAGGTCCGCACGGACTTCGAATGTGGTATCGGCCTTGGGTCGTACAACGACATCACCGAAGGCGACATCATCGAGACCTTCGAGATGCGCGAGAAGCCGCGCGTCTAACTCTTGTTAGTCCGTGGCCGGGGCCGTTGGATTTTTCCGGCGGCCCCGCCCCTTCGCTGGGCGGCTTGGGATCTTCGATCCCGCGCCGCCCAGCTTCGGCAGCGGAAATGGCCTTCCCAACACTCGCAAGCTCGCGTGGGGACCCTCGGCTATTTCCTTAGATGCCACTCCCAGGCCGCCGGAAAAAATCCAACGGGTGCGTCATCGGCTCGCTTGGGTGCGTGGCATCCAGACCCTGGGCGCGTTGGCTGACGTTTGCGCCGCCGTCGTACGTCCCAAATTTTTCTTCTTTTAGGAGTTGTTCATGGCTGATCCGGCACGTGCTGCCAAATTGGCGCAGCGGATTAAGGTTGTTGTTGCTGAGGCCCTGGGCCGGAAGGTCAAGGATCCCCGGCTTGAGGGCATTACCGTTACCGATGCCCGCGTGACCAATGATCTGCAGCATGCCACCGTCTACTACACCGTCTTCGGGGACCAGGCTGTCCAGGCCGACGCTGCCAAGGGCCTTGAGAAGGCCAAGGGTGTGCTCCGGCAGGAGGTGGGCCGGAACATCACCGTCCGGCTGACCCCCACCCTCGAGTTCGTGGCCGACCAGATTCCGGTCAACGCCTCCAACCTGGAGGAACTGCTCCGGGAGGCCAAGAAGCGGGATGCCGAGGTTGCCGCCCTTGCCGCCAACGCCCGGCACGCCGGCGACGCGGATCCGTACAAGTCCGACGCGGTCGCCGACGTTGACATCGACGAGGACGACTTCGACGAAGAGGACCTGGACCTCAGCGACGACGAAGACCTCGACGAGGACGCCAACAAGTAGGCAGCGGACTTCCGCAAACACAGCAGCAGGACCCGGAGGCACCTCCGGGTCCTGCTGCGTGTTTGGCTACCGCCTATCGAAGATCAACTTCGATAACCCTGCCGGCAGGCATGGGAGCGGGAGCGTTAGGCATCGACGGATCGGGTTGCGCCGGCAGCGCATCCACGGTGGCGAAGACATCTCCGTCCTTGAACTCAACATCCGCGGGCAGGTTCACCTCCAGGAAACGCGAGCGATCCGCGTCGCAGTTGAACTTCAGGATTTCCCCGCCGAACAGCGATGCCACGTAAATGTCCCCGTTGTCGGCCACGGCCAGACCGGTAGGACTCAGGATATGGTCCGCCCAAACAGTCGTGTCACCGTTCCACGGATTCACCTTGAATATGGCACCGCGAGCACCCAGTTCCGGTCCCTCCGGGCCACCAGGCAGTGACGTGACGTACAACCAGCCGTCCGGACCGATTTCAACATCGGTGGGAACCGGTTCGAACGCGTACTTTTCGCCAACAACGCAGTCAGGAACCGTCATCGTGTGGCCTTCCATGTCAAGTGGAATCTGCAGGCCAGCGGGGACCTTGGCCGGCCTTGGCGGCAGGACCGTCAGTGTGGAAATGGCGCCCGATTTGAGATTCACCTTGAGGATCGCGTTCATGCCGGCGTCAGCCACGTAGGCGGTGCTGTCCTTGACTGCCAAGGCGTACGGGTGGGAATCCACCGTGCCCGTGTATCGGGCGGGTGGGAAGGCCGGCCAGTCTGCCAGGCACTTGTCGCTGACGTCTGGCTCGAAGCCGTAGTGCTGGTCCCCGTCGGGATTGTGCTTCCGTTCGTATTCCGCGAAGTTGGCAATAGTGTCCACATCGCCTCTGGAGTCAATGGACTTCAAGTAGCCCTGAAGCTTGGCCGGATCACCCTGCCCGGCTCCGATGCTTTCCAGGAAGTACGTGGTGCTATCGCGGATTTCCACGCCGGCGACTTCCCAACCCTTCTTGGCGGTGTAGACGTCTTCTGTCGATCCGTCGTGCTCCACACGGGTAAGGACGCCGGCGAAGTCCTGGCTGACACGGACTGATTCGCCCTTGCCAACGGCAAGGTGGAGTGGGGTGAGGAGTCCTGTACCCAGGACTTCAAAGTCCGGGTCGTGAGTGGAGGCAAACGCCGGTGATGCCTGGACCATCATGGCGGCTGCCATGCAGGCGATAAAGGTGAGTTTTCTTTTCATGGGGTACTCCGGGGTGCGAGGCCCTTGCGGGCTGGATGTGGCGCCTCCGTAGAGGCGAAATATATCCCCCGGGCGTCAGCGTAGGCTCCTACCAGCGGGTAGGCGCTGGGGGCCTGCCCCCTTCCTGGCCCCCTTTCCGTCCCCCTATGGGGTGCACATGGCTAGGATCGTGCTATGACCTCCGCAGAACACGGCAACCGGGGCTTACGGCACCCTGCATTTGCCCAGTACCTTGAACAGGCCGTGGAGTTGGCCACACAAAATGTTGGTGAAGGCGGCGGCCCCTTCGGAGCTGTGGTGGTAACACCCGACGGGCGCGTGCATGCCGGCGTCAACAGGGTGACCCGGGACAACGATCCCACTGCCCACGCGGAAGTGGTGGCCATCCGGGCAGCGGCCGCGGCTGCGGCGGACTTCGACCTCACCGGCTCTGTCCTTTACGCAAGCTGCGAGCCGTGCCCCATGTGCCTGGCGTCTGCCTTGTGGGCCAGGATCGGCCACGTCTACTTCGCCGCGGACCGCCACGGCGCCGCTGCGGCAGGCTTCGACGACGCCCTCTTCTACGACTACTTCAGCGGCGCGGCCCCGGAGCTGATGCCCGTCACCAGGAGTGACATCCCGACGTCGGACGTCCCCTTCCAGGCGTGGCGCGCCTTTGACAGCAGGAAGGAATACTAGCCATGGAATCCGCCCTACTCCGCTGCCCCGCCTGCGGTAAGACCAACCGGGTGCCGGCCCAGGCCTCCGGACATCCCCGCTGCGGCAACTGCAAGGCGGACCTGCCCTGGATCGTGTCCGCGGGCGACAGCGACTTCGCCGCCGTGGCGGAGCAGTCGCCGGTTCCGGTGCTGGTGGATTTCTGGGCCGCCTGGTGCGGGCCCTGCCGCATGGTAAGCCCCGTCCTGGACCAGCTGGCCCGGGAGCGGCCCGGGAAGATCAAGCTGGTGAAGGTGGATGTGGACGCGTCTCCGGGCCTGTCGCGGCGGTTCGACGTCCAGGCCATTCCAACCCTCATGGTTCTGGTCGACGGAAAGGTCGCAGCCCGCCAGGCCGGCGCCGCACCGGCGGGCGTCCTCCGTTCCTGGCTGGACAAGGCCCTCGCCGGCGCCCGCAGCTAACAGGGCAGGCAGCTTCGCCGGCCGGCCAAGCCAGGTATCAACCCAGGACGTCAGGGCCGGCCGTCCGGAAGCCGGGACAGCCCGTCCAGCAGATCCTGCTTCCGGCCGCACAGCGCGATCCGGACCCACCCTTCGCCGATGGAGCCGAAGGCGGTCCCTGGGGCCAGCGCCACACCGGAATCCGCCAGGAAACGCCGAACCCAGGCCCGCACGTCCCCGCCGGTCACATGGGACATATCGGCCCAAAGGTAGAACGCCCCCTGCGCCGGCAGATAGCGGATCCCTTTTGCGGTGAGGACTGCCGAGGCGGCATCCCGGTTCTCCCGGTAGTGCTGGTGGGCGTGCCGGACGTAGTCCTGCGGCCCGGTCAGGGCAGCCAGCGCCGCGTACTGCGGCGCTGACGCCACGCACGACACGATGGATTCCATCACGTTGTCCATCTGCTGTTTGAGGCCGGGCGGGCAGATGAGCGCGCCGATTCGCAGACCCGTCAGGCCGTACGTCTTGGACAGTGTCAGCGAAGTGAACACGCGTGCATCCGCCGGGGTGCCGCCGTCGAACCTTGCCGGGCTGACGTGGGGAACATCGTAAGTGAACGCCTCGTAGCACTCGTCCGAAACCACCCAAATGTCATGCCGGCGGGCCAGGTCCATCAGTTCCCGGACCACTTCTTCACCCAGCACTGCTCCGAGGGGGTTGGACGGGGAATTGAGCACCAGCACCCGGGTGCGGCTGGTGATGAGGGCCTCCACGTCGGCAACCTGTGGCTGGAAGCTGTGTTCGGGGCGCAGCGGATAGCCCACCGGCACGGCACCGAGCAACCGGCTGGTCATCGCAAAGGTGGGGTAGCCCGGGTTGGGGATCAGGATTTCGTCGCCGGGGGACAGCAGCAGGCTCATGGCGAAATGCAGGCCCTGCTGCGCCCCGGACACCACGTAGACGCGGTCAGCACCGACGTCCACCCCTTGTTCTTCCCGGAACCTGGCAGCGAACGCTTCCCGAAGGGCGGGGATCCCGGCGTTGGGTGTGTAGTTGGTTTCATCGCGGTCCAGGCAGGCGATGCCTGCGTCCAGGACATGGCGGGGGAGCGGGAAACCCGGCTCCCCGATACTCAACACAATGGCGCCGGGAGTACGCCACGCGGCCTCGGTGATCTCGCGGATCTGGTTGACGGGCACGTCGCGGACATGGGCGGCAAGCTCAGGCATGGCAGCCATCCTAGCCGTCCCCGTCGGGCTGCCGCGGTGCGTCCGGGACCGGGGTGGTGGCGTGGGCCGGCGGGCCAACCAGCGCCGATATACTGGGAGGCGTGCTTTCTGGACTGGTGATAGTGGACAAGCCGCAGGGATGGACCAGCCATGATGTGGTTGGCCGGATGCGGCGCCTCGCAGGTACCCGGAAAGTAGGGCACGCCGGAACCCTGGATCCCATGGCCACGGGCGTCCTGGTGGTCGGCATCAACAAGGCCACGCGCCTGCTGACCTACATCGTGGGCACCTCAAAGACCTACACCGCCACCATCCGGCTGGGCCAGGCCACCGTCACGGACGACGCGGAAGGGGAGGTCACGGCCACGGCCGGCACTTCCGGTGTCACCGAGCAGGCAATTCACGACGGCGTCGCGGCACTCACAGGCGACATCGAGCAGGTGCCCAGCAGCGTCAGCGCCATCAAAGTGAACGGCGAACGCGCCTACGCGCGCGTCCGGTCCGGCGAGGATGTGAAGCTGGCCGCACGCCCTGTCACCATCCACCGGTTCGAGGTGCACGCCGTCCGGCGGGATCCGGCGGCGGGTGTGATTGACCTCGACGTCACCGTTGAATGCTCCTCGGGCACATACATCCGTGCCCTGGCCCGGGACCTTGGCAATGCGCTGGGTGTTGGAGGGCATCTCACTGCCCTCCGCAGGACCCATGTGGGCCCCTATTCGCTGGACCAGGCACGCACGCTCGAACAGCTTGCCGAAGAGCTCAACGTCCTGGAAATGTCGCAGGCTGCCCGGGCACTGATGCCCAACCGCGAACTCAGCGCCGAGGAAACCACGGAGATCTCCTTCGGGCGGCGGATCGCTGCCGGCGCGGCCCCCGGCGCTCCCGGCGCCGCCACTGTGGAGCATCCGGCCGCCGCCTTCGCTCCCGA
Protein-coding regions in this window:
- the infB gene encoding translation initiation factor IF-2; amino-acid sequence: MAKVRVHELAKELGITSKDAVTKLQELGEFVRSASSTIEAPVVRKLRNAFPDAAAKSAAPAAAPAAAPKAPAPVAESRPSAPAPGPAAPKAPAPKAQAPAPAAPTAPAQAEAPAAPAATPAAPAAPSAGAPSTGAKPGARPAPKAETPAPSTRPGGSTPGGSGPRPGGPRPGNNPFATSQGMPRGRGGDGERAPRPGNNPFATSQGMPRPGGSRTDGDRPGGPRPAAGAGGPRPGGPRPAAGAGGPRPAAGAGGPRPGAPRPGGPRPTPGMMPNRTERPAPAGAGRPGGGGRGPGRPGGAPGTGGPGAGGGAPAGGGFGKGGRGRGGTQGAFGKGGAGRGKQRKSKRAKRQELEQMSAPSLGGVSVPRGDGNTVIRLRRGSSITDFADKIEANPAALVTVLFHLGEMATATQSLDEDTFALLGEELGYKLQVVSPEDEERELLSSFDIDFDAELEAEGDEELEARPPVVTVMGHVDHGKTRLLDAIRKSDVMAGEHGGITQHIGAYQVTHNHDGNDRKITFIDTPGHEAFTAMRARGAKVTDIAILVVAADDGVMPQTVEALNHAQAANVPIVVAVNKIDKEGANPEKVRGQLTEYGLVPEEYGGDTMFVEVSARQNLNIDELLEAVLLTADAALDMRANPNKDARGIAIEANLDKGRGAVATVLVQSGTLRVGDTIVAGTAHGRVRAMFDDDGSALTEAGPSRPVQVLGLSNVPRAGDTFFVTADERTARQIAEKREAADRNAALAKRRKRISLEDFDQAVAEGKIDTLNLILKGDVSGAVEALEDALLKIDVGEGVQLRVIHRGVGAITQNDVNLATVDSAVIIGFNVKPAERVAELADREGVDMRFYSVIYAAIDDIEAALKGMLKPEYEEVQLGTAEVREVFRSSKFGNIAGSIVRSGIIRRNAKARVSRDGKIIGDNLTVESLKRFKDDATEVRTDFECGIGLGSYNDITEGDIIETFEMREKPRV
- the rbfA gene encoding 30S ribosome-binding factor RbfA translates to MADPARAAKLAQRIKVVVAEALGRKVKDPRLEGITVTDARVTNDLQHATVYYTVFGDQAVQADAAKGLEKAKGVLRQEVGRNITVRLTPTLEFVADQIPVNASNLEELLREAKKRDAEVAALAANARHAGDADPYKSDAVADVDIDEDDFDEEDLDLSDDEDLDEDANK
- a CDS encoding ScyD/ScyE family protein, translated to MKRKLTFIACMAAAMMVQASPAFASTHDPDFEVLGTGLLTPLHLAVGKGESVRVSQDFAGVLTRVEHDGSTEDVYTAKKGWEVAGVEIRDSTTYFLESIGAGQGDPAKLQGYLKSIDSRGDVDTIANFAEYERKHNPDGDQHYGFEPDVSDKCLADWPAFPPARYTGTVDSHPYALAVKDSTAYVADAGMNAILKVNLKSGAISTLTVLPPRPAKVPAGLQIPLDMEGHTMTVPDCVVGEKYAFEPVPTDVEIGPDGWLYVTSLPGGPEGPELGARGAIFKVNPWNGDTTVWADHILSPTGLAVADNGDIYVASLFGGEILKFNCDADRSRFLEVNLPADVEFKDGDVFATVDALPAQPDPSMPNAPAPMPAGRVIEVDLR
- a CDS encoding nucleoside deaminase; the encoded protein is MTSAEHGNRGLRHPAFAQYLEQAVELATQNVGEGGGPFGAVVVTPDGRVHAGVNRVTRDNDPTAHAEVVAIRAAAAAAADFDLTGSVLYASCEPCPMCLASALWARIGHVYFAADRHGAAAAGFDDALFYDYFSGAAPELMPVTRSDIPTSDVPFQAWRAFDSRKEY
- the trxA gene encoding thioredoxin yields the protein MESALLRCPACGKTNRVPAQASGHPRCGNCKADLPWIVSAGDSDFAAVAEQSPVPVLVDFWAAWCGPCRMVSPVLDQLARERPGKIKLVKVDVDASPGLSRRFDVQAIPTLMVLVDGKVAARQAGAAPAGVLRSWLDKALAGARS
- a CDS encoding aminotransferase class I/II-fold pyridoxal phosphate-dependent enzyme — its product is MPELAAHVRDVPVNQIREITEAAWRTPGAIVLSIGEPGFPLPRHVLDAGIACLDRDETNYTPNAGIPALREAFAARFREEQGVDVGADRVYVVSGAQQGLHFAMSLLLSPGDEILIPNPGYPTFAMTSRLLGAVPVGYPLRPEHSFQPQVADVEALITSRTRVLVLNSPSNPLGAVLGEEVVRELMDLARRHDIWVVSDECYEAFTYDVPHVSPARFDGGTPADARVFTSLTLSKTYGLTGLRIGALICPPGLKQQMDNVMESIVSCVASAPQYAALAALTGPQDYVRHAHQHYRENRDAASAVLTAKGIRYLPAQGAFYLWADMSHVTGGDVRAWVRRFLADSGVALAPGTAFGSIGEGWVRIALCGRKQDLLDGLSRLPDGRP
- the truB gene encoding tRNA pseudouridine(55) synthase TruB — protein: MLSGLVIVDKPQGWTSHDVVGRMRRLAGTRKVGHAGTLDPMATGVLVVGINKATRLLTYIVGTSKTYTATIRLGQATVTDDAEGEVTATAGTSGVTEQAIHDGVAALTGDIEQVPSSVSAIKVNGERAYARVRSGEDVKLAARPVTIHRFEVHAVRRDPAAGVIDLDVTVECSSGTYIRALARDLGNALGVGGHLTALRRTHVGPYSLDQARTLEQLAEELNVLEMSQAARALMPNRELSAEETTEISFGRRIAAGAAPGAPGAATVEHPAAAFAPDGSLVALLADAGSYAKPVLVFAPGAGTAATAAAEA